From a single Populus trichocarpa isolate Nisqually-1 chromosome 17, P.trichocarpa_v4.1, whole genome shotgun sequence genomic region:
- the LOC18107398 gene encoding uncharacterized protein LOC18107398 translates to MVLVQSSKLSLPPSLPPTKSILFEPNSLSLALMHTDSSVSLFPCLSFPSPPLPPKPQTLVPSPSSSSSFLLIHQDPIPKVLFLVASPYKGGYQILLRFYLLQKDNIFCKPQVVCNQKGIAFDSKLGVLLDINHGVSIKIVGSVNFFVLHSVSSKKVWVFAVKLIDDGDGEMVKLMRCAVIECSVPVWSISVSSGVLVLGEDNGVRVFNLRQLVKGRVKNVKDISSNGKSDGKGFKLPNGVVGDDYFHGSSSGNGCNGVLDMKTDKQYVSVKLRSVRCRQDSGEGGACFVAFKREEVEVLKPKTSKAVSIQALSHKKFVILDSMGDLHILCLSAPVIGSNFMAHMRRLPHSMKVQKLAVLPDISLKMQTFWVSDGLHSVHTITLSDMGAAVNSNNEDETQEKLIQITVIQAIFSAEKIQDLIPLGANGILILGQGNIYSYAIP, encoded by the exons ATGGTACTTGTACAATCCTCAAAACTGTCTCTCCCTCCTTCTCTTCCACCAACAAAATCCATTCTCTTTGAACCAAACTCTCTTTCTTTAGCCTTAATGCACACTGATTCCTCTGTTTCCCTCTTTCCTTGTCTCTCTTTTCCTTCCCCTCCTCTCCCACCAAAACCCCAAACTCTAGTTCCCtctccttcctcttcctcttctttccttCTCATCCACCAAGACCCTATCCCTAAAGTCCTTTTTCTTGTTGCTAGCCCATATAAGGGTGGGTACCAGATTCTCTTAAGGTTCTATCTCTTACAAAAAGACAACATCTTTTGTAAGCCCCAAGTTGTTTGCAACCAAAAGGGTATTGCTTTTGATTCGAAACTTGGTGTTTTATTGGATATAAATCATGGGGTTTCTATAAAGATTGTTggttctgttaatttttttgtgttgcatTCAGTTTCAAGCAAGAAAGTTTGGGTCTTTGCAGTGAAACTTattgatgatggtgatggtgagaTGGTGAAATTAATGAGGTGTGCTGTGATTGAGTGTAGTGTGCCTGTTTGGTCAATTAGCGTTTCTTCTGGAGTCTTGGTTTTAGGGGAGGATAATGGGGtcagggtttttaatttgaggCAGTTGGTGAAAGGGAGGGTTAAGAATGTCAAGGATATTAGTTCAAATGGAAAGTCGGATGGTAAAGGGTTTAAATTGCCAAATGGGGTTGTTGGGGATGACTATTTTCACGGTTCAAGCTCTGGGAATGGTTGCAATGGTGTACTGGATATGAAGACTGATAAGCAATATGTTTCTG TTAAGCTGAGATCTGTAAGGTGCAGACAAGACTCTGGTGAAGGGGGTGCATGTTTTGTGGCATTTAAGAGGGAGGAGGTTGAGGTCTTGAAACCTAAAACATCAAAGGCTGTTTCCATTCAGGCATTGTCTcacaaaaaatttgtgattttggaCTCTATGGGAGATTTACATATCTTGTGCCTGTCCGCACCTGTTATTGGATCAAATTTCATGGCTCACATGAGGCGGTTGCCTCATAGTATGAAAGTGCAGAAGCTGGCTGTTCTTCCAGACATTTCCTTGA AAATGCAAACATTTTGGGTATCAGATGGGCTTCATTCTGTGCACACGATTACTCTATCTGACATGGGTGCTGCTGTCAATTCAAACAATGAAGATGAGACCCAGGAAAAGTTAATTCAGATCACAG TTATTCAAGCAATTTTTTCTGCTGAAAAGATACAAGATCTTATACCCTTGGGTGCAAATGGTATTTTGATTCTTGGACAAg gaaatatatattcatatgcAATCCCTTGA